The DNA segment TGCCACCTCGACTTCTCATTCTTCGACTTCTTTCTGGCTTCTAATTGCTTGAAGACGTCGAACACGGTGACCCTGAGATCGAACACAGCTATCAACTCCGCTCGCAGTACCGGCCAAGTGAGAGCAGCCGTCTCAATCATGAATGATCTGGCCGATCCTGTCAACAAACTTTTGGCGAAAATAAAACGTTTTTTCTCCGACACGCAGTATGTATccattatttttacaaaatcaTCGATCCAGCGCGTCACAGGGTATCCAGTATCCCCCGAAAAAGGTTGGATTAGGGCATTTAAGTCATTCATGTCGATGTCTTCTCCTCGAGTTGGTTTATTCTGGTTCAACGCATTTTCCAAATCAGCGATACGTTTACGCGCAGCGTACAGCATCTCGACTTGTTGCAAATGTTGAATTTCTGCCTCTACGTTCGCCGCCACTTGATCACGATGCTGCATGTTCACGACCGCAATGTTCGAAACTTCCAGAACCTCGCCAGATGCCGCCGCACTGCCGCCATTTCTCGGAACACTAtcgctgtctctctcactctcatgCCCAATAGGGGCAATTTCACCACCACCGACGCCAACGTGGTCCTCCGGACTTGAGAATGCCGCTCCTACAGGCGAGCCGTTGCTCAGCTCCCGCTCCTCCAGATGCAGCTCCTCCACTTTTCCTTCTTCCATATTTGCCATAACAACTCTCGCAGCCGCCCGCAATCGATAAATGGTAGCGTCTTCCTCGAAACGCACGTGTTTTCTCTCCAAAATCGCAACTAGCTCAGGTCTTGATTTTCTCAATATATCTTTATATCGCATCACACGGAGTTTCTCGTTTTTCGGGCCTTTACCCCACACCTGATATATAATTGTcagctttttatattttttaatttcggtTTATTTCACAACTTGTTCTTTCTCTGCCTAACGTTCTCTACCTAGTGATCGCACTTTCGTTTCGATACACCTATCGATCGGGCTTCTAactatcgataaatatttaatcgaTTAATTCTTAATGTTACCTTATGCTATatttaaatctagtatttacaatatttacactATCAATTTAAACATTATCGATTTCATCGCAGAGAGCGTCTTTTCGCGATATTGTAGATTTATTGAACCAGTCACTGCACTTttgtgattttattgaatatattttccCGGAAATagtgtcaaaaaaaaaatatgatctGCGTGCagacataacaaatgctgacGAAAAATTATATCCCTATCTCTTACAGTCTCTGACATCTatgtaggtgttcatacggacagacggatatggctagatcgtctcggctgttgacgctgatcaagaatatatatattttatagggtcggagatgtctccttctacctgttacatacatttcctgtcggcacaaagttataatacccttctaccctatgggtagcgggtataaacagaAAATTGTAAGATTAAGTTTCAGTTTAATGAGCTGTTTaacttttcttgttgtttcttgtttttatgtttcgtaaaagaatatttaaaataatattaaaaaataaacaacaatctTGGGTTAATTGGCTTTACAAATGACAATCAATAAttgcaaacatgtactcacacttgcacgcGACACTAAACTCAAGTGAGTGTAGGAATAAAGGTTTTTAATGCAatgatcgcaactaaatttcaGGACTCATAAAtgttgtagttattattgtatgtgcCGTAAATAGACTATAGACTACTAGCTTTTGAATTATGTTTGCAATAGGGCTTTTCAATTCGAAAGAACGGAAGTGGCCGTCTCAAAAATCCAAAACAATCTAGAACttgcagaaaaaaattatagctctaacTAGTATATACTCTGAAATAACGTGTTTCATCATCACTATATGTATAACTTCGAAGATGTCACCTTCTGAAAAAAGGAGAAAATCCTAGTAAACATTATCTTTTCACTTaccaaaaaagcaacaacaaaatacaaggGTATAAAGGATGATGAATATAATCCGAATATCGGTGCGATCAAAGATATATTCACTGGTATAATCGCCGTCGGCAGTCTCGaattcgttgttgttcttttcgATCAACGACGATGCAGTAGTCGCTGGTTCATTTGAAAAGTTTCTTGTCTGATTAACGCGAAATAAGAGTTCCGTTCTGCTAATATTGAAAGTGAGGTGGTTGTTAACAGCCGCTGCTTTAGAGGAATCCACTAAGTTGATCAGCAGTATCAGGAGTGAGCAAGGAAGAGAGAATAGCAATGTGTGGGTGAGGGTGGTTATATATTTAACAGTTTCTTGTTGCTCCCACTCAGAAAAGGGTGTAGGTAAAAACTGAATTTTCCTTTTGCTGTGATTATATCGAGCGCTGTCGCTATCGttaatatcatcatcatcttcagtTTCTGATATGTTTGTGCCCACACTATGAAGCAGTTGAATTGCTCGTCCTTTCATTTCCTGCCTTTTATGCCACCTTTGTCGACACTGCTTCTTCCATAATGTTACAGGCCGCAATTGCATAAGCCGGACGCACATAATGTTAAATTCTCGTTGCCGCtgcgaaaacaacaaagagaaataaaagttAAGGATTTTCAGCTGgcttcataataataatttatagtaATTACTAAAGTTAGCAAAGTAAAGTAATAGTTAAACTTAACAAGTAAAACTAGAGgaaagtgtgctcgactgcgaaaaaaaaaccaacgcttaaacatatcaatatactagtCCGTTCCCatctttaattgaatttaagagGGGTGGGTCAAgagtaaaaatgtaaaatataaagtatatttttccTTAATAAgctaaattattgtaatattataaatgttcAGTCTTAAGTACCACGCGTTGTCTGctatattaatatgtatatacgtacatatgtatatacatatagtggCTTAACTACTACCACAATCATTTCTCGTATGTGACACATTCTCGTAATTATTCCCCTATCTTCCAAAAGGTCATATTGCATTCACATAAAGATCATATTCTACACATAAACTCGTCGCGACGGCGACCAATcgtcacaaacaaaaagatccaCTTCACGCCACTTTCAAAgttcaaaaatcaattaaaattttccattgcaATTTGACGACTCAGCATTAAAACACTAAGACATACACAAAacattacacatacatacatatgttagcTCTAAGTCGCAAAAAGAAGTTTCTTGTTCAAACTCAACATATTGTAAAGttagtttttaaagacacttttCTCAGACAAGACGCGTATCCCGCTTTCTTGCAATCTccataaaagtaaattaaaataaaatcgtttgttttattttttatttaccctTCGTGTAGCGcgaaaaacataaacatatcatatgtatacataaacatatcatatgtatacataaacatatcatatgtatacataaacATATCATATGTATACCGTGGCGAGCACATGTTTGTCACTTTTGACTTCAagctttttaaaaattatccTTTTTCaataatctttatttaaatatgtctATAAATAAGGGCctaaaaaatgtaatagatAGATagcttatatttttaatatatttatcaaataaCAATTAAGGAAGcgacagtcgagtgtgatctattgtgagatacccgttactcattttgaattaaagaaaaatagtgttgtattattcttaaaaatataagaaatcaatatacctgaaaaactaaaatatagcAACCGCAATTTTgattatatgaatataaaccttttttcaaaatataccagagtgcaaaaatataccagagtgcaaaatataccagattgccaaccAAATCAATTATGACACgaagtaggcgtttttttttattacaaaagtatttcttaaaaaaaaaccttttacaatttttatctattCACAATCAAATTTAAGGAATCATATAACTaagtaacaaaaattaagaCTAGCCTCAAAATTACGCCTGTCATTCGtgtttttgtcgatttgcaaGGTCGGAACGTGcgtgtggcaaaaatttgaaataaaattgatttgcgtgcaaacataacaggTGCTGtgctttatctcttatagtctctacggacagacagacggacggacataCGAGCATGTCTATATCATCTCggatgttgacgctgatctTTCTATCTGTTACAGatatttcctgcaggcacaaagttatgatacccttctaccctctGTAGCGGGTAAATCTAAGAGTCTTCTAGAGATAGAGATCAAGTATTTTTTGACACGCAGATAAAGATTGTTTCGAATTTTGTCCACGCCCATTTTCGCCCATATAAATCGATAAAACTTGAAAagcaatattaattttgaagctagagtcgcgATTCCTGGTAGGTTATAACTATTTAACTATAGTCCGTCTGActtctgaaaatttgattgctaTCAGATCAaattttgtatgggaaaatgcctattactatattttgaatgtagtactatatcaataaatGTACTTTAAaaagtctttggtatattgcattttttgtatttgctgtatatcaatttggtgtatttaaaaattattaccGCACTTTTACCACactaattaatgtttattcCCTAGTCTTGGCTTGGCGGTGTGTCCGATCTAAAAGCTAGTCCCTAACCACTTTTTGTTGAACACTCATGGgatcaaaaatcgaaaattttaaagttaattcaGGGTCTCGCTGCAGAAACTACCGAGAACCACTTCAATGACCGGCTATAAATTGCAGTGTGCAAGCTCAAAATAGGTAGCCCAACAGGGGTTAGGAATTGCTTTGCCGTATCATCCCAAGTCACTGCACTACGAACTAGCCACCAAAAAACGGAACGGACCGTGGTGCCTAAAAAGTAGGCGTACCTACCCTAGCGCTGGCAGTCGTGTTCAATGGTCAAGTGGACTGGAACATGCCCGCAATAGGTCAAATCAAGAGCACTGACACTGCCAAACGACACTACGAAAAGGTTGCGAGACAAAAGGTAAATGCCAGCAATAGAGGATTGTTCTTTCTCAGCGCACACTGCATCATCTACCATCAAACGCGAGTAAGGTGAAAGCCGTCTTGTTACCTTCGGATTAGACATCACCCTTCTCAGGTGGTGTTTTAAACCATATTTAAACGATTGACACATATCCATATAAAACTAGTACGAATAATACAACGATCTGAAATCCGAAATTCTAAacttgaaatcaataaaaataccaaaagccGCCTGACCTACTACAATAAATCTCCtcacaaaagcaaagcagaaaaaCTATCGTGATATTGGAATAAGTAATACCTTACGAAACAAATTCCAAATACAGTAACAGAACATCAAAGAACTATCCCAATttcaaccaacaaaaaatgattGACCACAGGGGGACATTGTCTTCACTCCTCTAGTGTTTGTAGTAGTTATTATAAGAACAAgatgcaaattcaaataaaagtcatttatttaaaaataacgaGTAactggttggttggttggtttaAACCTTAACTGGCATATTAAGGCCATTATCGTTAGCTTTATCAAAAGAGAATTTAAAGAGAATGAAACAtataaccaacaacaacatgaatgGTCTGTGTACGTATGACAGATGCAACGTAGACACTACATGGAAATCCCGATGAATACTACGAATACCTATAGACATACtgttgaatatttcaaatagaATTATGCATAAAGGAATAAAAGCGAACTTCAACTTTAAACTTAATTATCGAAATAGGGATATAGCTATTTTAATAGATAGTGAAATTAGCACTTAATGCACACATGAATTGATGGAAAAACTAGCAAAACTAAGAGCATAGTCTTTGATTCGGCATATACCGATATTGTGAATCTGACATAGAACCTTCAGTTGTAGAATGCCATGGCTAGGTTAGAGAATTAAACAATAACTTAAGAACACATGTTCGGTGAAAAGGTAGTATATACAGAAGTGCCACAGAAAAAACTTCTACTCGAATATTACTTCAGTTTCACTTGTAAGTGCCACTGACCCACTTTTACAGTGGTTACAAAAACACTAATTATTTTGCCAGTGCATTTGCTAAAacagtacaaaaaaaaactccacttggaaacaaactttatgaaaataccaaatgctgtaaaaaaaaaaattgttctattttttatagtctctgagataaAAGTGCTTGTTttcatacagacagacggaaaTGGCAATATCGTTTCGGCTGTctatgctgatcaagaatagatatactttatagggtcggatatgccttcttctgcctgttacatacatttcctgccggttTAAAGTTATAGTATCCTTCTATTCTATGGGTAGTggatataataattatttatattttttgttttatagtaAATTTCAGAATCCCACAGTCGGCAACAGCGGTATTtgctatataaaattatttattcttaaaagatTCTTCTTTCGAAACCAAATTTTGTTGACACTCAAACCCGAtcataaccaaaaaaaagtgccgcaattatttcaatatgaaACACCTAGAAAGAGTCTCAAAAATCCTCTACTGAACCCTCCTCTAGGATGCTGGCTGGGTCAGAGATACATAACCTCATTGTCATTGGGTAACATATCTCTACTATGCGCCGTTGCACGTACTGCCGATCATAGCTGAGGGATGTGTTCCTTGTTTTTCGGGTTCTTGTGGTCTGGACTCCCatgaataaaaatttacaatatgcCTCTGAATGGaccacaaaaacaattcaCTCGGGCTGGGATGTCAGTACAAACGTCGGTGGAATGCATGACTGCTGCAAAAATGCTGTCACAAACAACAATCCGAGGTTGATGCGCTCGGGTGCTGAGGCCTTAGCCGACTCGGACTAAGAGAGCGTATTATTTCTACGGCGGAGAGGGAATGTCTCTTTCGGTCTCCGTGGCCTATTGCCAGTACGTCTAAGGGGCAGCGGGGCACGGTGGGACTAAAGcagaaggccaaaaataaggcGGCTGCACGCATTTATCTCGGGTTTATGCGCGGCGCGGTGGCGTAGCTTACCTGCCTACCCAAGACAAGGAGAAGCTCGCCTGGCCAACGTTCGGCTGTGTGTGAGAGTTCGAAGCAAGAGGCTCCAGTGAGCAAGACGCAGCGAGCACCTGGATTCACCAACAGCCCAAAAACGGATAGGAACAGAGGACAAAGACAGCGCACAgcggttgctgaaactgccaggcAACATCTCTCCGGATGAAGAACGCCCCAGATAGCCCAATGGCCATCTTCGAAGAATGAGGGCTGGATAAATGGTGTCAAGATCATGACATGCAAGATTGACCCAAcattgctttggctgaaagTGACCGTCCCCAAGCTGGACGTCTTATGGGAGGGGCCGAGCTGTacaggaataatattccgtccaATCCGCAGGCAAAGATCCTATTCCCCATAGTCGTTCAGGGGGGCACTTCAGTTGCTTACGAAGCAGAAGGTTGATGAACTTCTGCCCAATAATGGTGGGCAGCTCATGGCAAGCTTTCTGAATAAACCTAGACATCGTAAAAGAtacctccagactgaggaagctggTGTCTAAGCAGGTTTCTAGTCCCAGTCTGCTAAAGACGAGCGACGAAGTGTGGACTGAGAGCAGTGCTGAAACAGTAAACTCTTAAAGCGCagctcaaatttaatttcccaGGATATAGTGGAACAGAAAACAATACAGCTCAATGCATCTGCGGTCCTGCGCATCAATTGATCTCTAGCCagcagggcatcgatggcaacgaaaTCGGAGATACCCTTGCCAAAGAGGGGTAGGGCTCGAAGTCAGCAAAATGCATGTGTCGATATCCCTGAGATCTCtagaaagaaaaatttaagtaCTCTCCAGACTTTAGTGGGTCGTGATGTGGAGCACTACCAGCTCATGAAAAACTGGAAGGTAGATAAGTGTTTCAACAAACATTAACTTAGcctttcaaggaaagactgcaggaTAATGCTGGGAATTTTAACTTTGTCGGCTGTTCATACGGAAAGCTGGGCATTACGCGGCTACCAGccaggatgctgctggcttttgtcAAAATTGCATCCATATTGTGCGACTTCTGAAAAGAAGATACCTAATATATGCTCCCCCTCGTAGAGACAGCTGGTCGTCTGATTTTGATAAACAAAGGGACATATATtgttaaaatacatatatacgtatacataACTTTTGAGATTGGAGTGCTTCTGCGTTTTAATAATAccatttaaagcaatttgagAAAAGGGTGAGATAAATTAGCGAAGGCTTATGGAATCAAGTGGAAATATCTGCATAAAGTTGAAATATCTGCATAAATTTGAACCCTAAAGGGAAGCTGACTTTTGATAACTGacttattttaaagtaaaataactAGGCGTTAGCATATGCCATTATTCAGCCAGTGATTCCGTTTCTGGCAGAGTAAATTTTTACCAATTGGTATATAAGGTTTGGCCTTTGCAAATAAGCTCCTTAAAGACATAATTCCTAACCTAGATAAACCTTGGCCATGTTCTTGGATTTGATAGTGCTCTTAAAGAATAACTTTCTGAATCAACTGTCAAGTTTGCTATCCGTCTGCGAAAGTTGCAAAAATT comes from the Drosophila sulfurigaster albostrigata strain 15112-1811.04 chromosome 2L, ASM2355843v2, whole genome shotgun sequence genome and includes:
- the LOC133835098 gene encoding trissin receptor isoform X5, translating into MCVRLMQLRPVTLWKKQCRQRWHKRQEMKGRAIQLLHSVGTNISETEDDDDINDSDSARYNHSKRKIQFLPTPFSEWEQQETVKYITTLTHTLLFSLPCSLLILLINLVDSSKAAAVNNHLTFNISRTELLFRVNQTRNFSNEPATTASSLIEKNNNEFETADGDYTSEYIFDRTDIRIIFIILYTLVFCCCFFGNLLVILVVTLSRRLRSITNFFLANLAFADFCVGLFCVMQNLSIYLIDSWVFGEFLCRMYQFVHSLSYTASIFILVVICMERYFAIVHPITCRQILTATRLRIFAVFEIMQTDGRHDVIASTINANLEYIFICQFFINVFVSIASKVYFDFHCNGTY